The Nothobranchius furzeri strain GRZ-AD chromosome 6, NfurGRZ-RIMD1, whole genome shotgun sequence genome includes a region encoding these proteins:
- the si:ch211-67e16.4 gene encoding uncharacterized protein si:ch211-67e16.4 codes for MDVSIAVSLIRGQMGAVVERAVNTAVETVLAEMLKVVGVKFEELKSQVVLMKRDVVALQREKALKEKENDNIRAKLRYTELKLKYYRQGVEEELQQRASAPSLIRIQPSTFTLMQKGEASNSPTEPSAQRTAAGTLLRSSQECTSPEISCRKGVRGHCSSGVGCSDSSELLSFRLAVDTPPESTDSNAGVFCRSEPDGSLGTGVEQENEWTISDGADDDQTSSPVQPPSEGAAQHPAPVPQSYDASAQADSIMLPPSAPKVKQEEEEEVICIKEEPEEEQEVVRSLLLDCQAEQSCASGSEVNSLETEPSRPPAGLMNSGPTFSSAGSGIYTLPQLTGLFPSSVVLPSGIQARQATRSWSKDLSLYEEYKLRRTELRHRNLSRRRELEKALPQPLLADLVRERREKTRLRVARWRAKRKLQACLNQNQVHDGTAGLSQASFPANSLPQQLRAPCASTSSSHQRENSAAPQSSSYLSNISANSTVPVLRLIPSSQSQHGPDMAPHEHAVTSSCSYPRISQSLQGISHSEFPTELPPGSTELRR; via the exons ATGGACGTGAGCATTGCTGTGTCCCTGATCCGGGGCCAGATGGGTGCAGTTGTGGAGCGAGCCGTAAACACAGCAGTGGAGACAGTGCTGGCTGAGATGCTCAAAGTTGTTGGCGTCAAGTTTGAAGAGCTGAAATCTCAGGTGGTCCTGATGAAGAGGGATGTGGTGGCACTTCAGAGGGAGAAAGCCCTGAAGGAGAAGGAGAACGACAACATCAGAGCCAAGCTGCGCTACACTGAGCTGAAGCTCAAGTACTACCGGCAGGGGGTGGAAGAGGAACTGCAGCAGAGAGCTTCTGCTCCCTCTCTGATCCGCATTCAACCTTCCACCTTCACCCTGATGCAAAAGGGTGAGGCCAGCAACTCACCCACTGAACCCTCAGCTCAGAGAACTGCTGCAGGAACACTGCTGAGGAGTAGCCAAG AATGCACCTCTCCAGAAATATCTTGCAGAAAAGGAGTCAGGGGTCACTGTTCTTCAGGTGTGGGGTGTTCAGACTCATCCGAACTTCTGTCCTTCAGGCTTGCTGTGGACACTCCTCCAGAGTCTACAGACAGCAATGCAG GGGTTTTTTGTCGGTCTGAGCCTGATGGATCTCTCGGGACTGGTGTAGAACAGGAGAACGAGTGGACCATCTcagatggtgctgatgatgaccAGACCTCTTCACCTGTACAGCCTCCATCCGAAGGTGCTGCTCAACATCCAGCACCCGTCCCTCAGTCTTACGATGCCTCTGCTCAGGCAGACAGTATCATGCTGCCCCCTTCTGCCCCAAAG GTGAagcaagaggaggaagaggaggtgatCTGTATCAAAGAAGAGCCTGAGGAGGAGCAAGAGGTGGTGCGCTCTCTGCTGCTGGACTGCCAAGCGGAGCAGAGTTGTGCTTCGGGGTCAGAG GTTAACAGCCTGGAAACAGAGCCGTCTAGACCTCCAGCTGGCCTGATGAACTCTGGTCCTACTTTCAGTTCTGCAGGATCCGGCATCT ATACGCTGCCACAGCTGACTGGCTTGTTCCCGTCCTCCGTAGTCCTGCCTTCTGGTATCCAGGCTCGACAGGCAACAAGGTCCTGGTCCAAGGACCTCAGCCTGTATGAGGAGTATAAACTGCGGAGAACTGAGCTGCGGCATCGAAACCTGAGCAGACGCAGGGAGTTGGAGAAAGCTCTGCCTCAGCCTCTTCTGGCAGATCTG GTCCGTGAGCGTCGAGAGAAGACCAGACTCAGAGTGGCCCGGTGGAGGGCCAAGAGGAAACTCCAGGCCTGCCTGAACCAGAATCAG GTCCATGATGGTACCGCTGGATTGTCTCAGGCCAGTTTTCCTGCCAACAGTCTGCCCCAGCAGCTCAGAGCACCCTGTG CTTCCACCTCCAGCAGCCACCAGAGGGAGAACTCAGCAGCTCCTCAGTCCAGCAGCTACCTCAGCAACATCTCAGCCAACAGCACCGTCCCTGTTCTGCGTCTAATACCCTCCTCCCAGTCTCAGCATGGACCTGACATGGCTCCTCATGAGCATGCAGTGACATCATCCTGCTCCTATCCACGGATCAGCCAATCACTGCAGGGAATCTCTCACAGTGAATTTCCAACAGAACTTCCTCCAGGCTCGACAGAGCTCAGAAGATAA